A single genomic interval of Daucus carota subsp. sativus chromosome 1, DH1 v3.0, whole genome shotgun sequence harbors:
- the LOC108204595 gene encoding uncharacterized protein LOC108204595 isoform X1: MDVNESHSVSLKLLVDRMQSEVVFAEANHDFVDILFSFMTIPVSTVLKLTGDQTFSCMNNLCASVKNADENLLLHKSCREVLLHPRSAAEIYCRNLKVNWYETDGIEYFECGSCEQVNYYWQNGLCSCCGRQLCNELKLPSPSPNLPGGFTKSTTRFMITSDLNVRPISTMKGLMLLNSLGGGENNMLEERTIDVGKDEILQLLKFSLVSKNPLTKAFLRLVPPSNNSCNITRLDSGSVNVDHSQETVSSSAKTEEMISLKLIINSVNNTLLYAEAANDFVNLLCSFLTFPIGFLFQKNSYLPFNGCMDNVYKSINNIEVELFKSPLMKETLLESRLAPGLAQIKKVISIKDATEPKYHGLMGHYNAKRVNISSMSCNRETVIANGFFKGPSSFMIMDNLAVMPLSSISGLCLIKKMQIPFDKIVEKEVVIGENEAIRLFAASLVAENALTDAFLRDEIKQEQQGMSEPAFKNEYMCGEKLNCDKNHICV, translated from the exons ATGGATGTCAATGAATCCCACAGTGTAAGTCTGAAACTCTTGGTAGACAGAATGCAAAGTGAAGTAGTTTTTGCAGAAGCAAATCACGATTTTGTAGATATTCTCTTCAGTTTTATGACAATTCCTGTCAGCACAGTCCTTAAACTCACTGGTGATCAAACATTCAGTTGTATGAATAACTTATGTGCTAGTGTCAAGAATGCGGATGAGAATTTACTACTACACAAGAGTTGCAGAGAGGTATTGCTTCATCCTCGAAGTGCAGCTGAAATTTACTGCAGAAACCTGAAAGTCAATTGGTATGAAACTGATGGTATTGAGTACTTTGAATGTGGATCTTGTGAACAAGTTAATTATTATTGGCAAAATGGTCTTTGTTCTTGTTGTGGACGCCAATTGTGTAACGAGTTAAAATTACCAAGTCCAAGCCCTAACCTACCAGGGGGTTTCACAAAATCAACTACTCGTTTTATGATAACCAGTGACCTAAATGTAAGGCCCATATCTACTATGAAAGGTTTGATGCTGCTCAATTCTCTTGGAGGAGGTGAGAATAATATGCTTGAAGAAAGAACTATAGATGTAGGAAAAGATGAG ATTCTACAGTTGCTCAAGTTTTCACTGGTGTCAAAGAATCCACTTACTAAGGCCTTCTTGCGTCTGGTCCCTCCCAGTAATAATAGTTGCAATATTACCAGATTGGATAGTGGTTCAGTAAATGTAGATCATAGCCAAGAGACGGTCAGTAGCTCAGCAAAGACGGAGGAAATGATTTCTTTAAAGCTTATTATCAACTCAGTCAATAATACATTGTTATATGCAGAAGCTGCTAATGACTTTGTCAATTTACTATGTAGCTTCCTGACATTCCCAATtggttttctttttcaaaagaaTTCATATCTGCCCTTCAACGGATGCATGGACAATGTGTATAAGAGCATTAACAATATTGAAGTTGAGCTCTTTAAATCTCCATTGATGAAGGAAACTTTACTCGAGTCAAGATTGGCTCCTGGTCTTGCTCAGATTAAGAAAGTTATTAGTATTAAAGACGCTACAGAACCAAAGTATCACGGCCTTATGGGGCACTATAATGCTAAGCGAGTTAATATCAGCTCAATGTCTTGCAACAGGGAAACAGTAATTGCAAATGGATTTTTTAAAGGACCGTCAAGCTTTATGATAATGGACAATCTGGCAGTAATGCCTCTATCTTCAATCTCTGGCTTATGTCTAATCAAGAAGATGCAGATACCTTTTGATAAAattgtggagaaagaagtagtcaTCGGTGAGAATGAG GCCATACGTCTCTTTGCAGCTTCTTTGGTTGCGGAAAATGCTCTCACTGATGCTTTCTTGCGTGATGAAATAAAGCAGGAACAACAAG GAATGAGTGAACCAGCATTCAAAAATGAATACATGTGCGGAGAAAAGCTCAATTGtgataaaaatcatatttgtgTTTGA
- the LOC108204595 gene encoding uncharacterized protein LOC108204595 isoform X3 — protein sequence MDVNESHSVSLKLLVDRMQSEVVFAEANHDFVDILFSFMTIPVSTVLKLTGDQTFSCMNNLCASVKNADENLLLHKSCREVLLHPRSAAEIYCRNLKVNWYETDGIEYFECGSCEQVNYYWQNGLCSCCGRQLCNELKLPSPSPNLPGGFTKSTTRFMITSDLNVRPISTMKGLMLLNSLGGGENNMLEERTIDVGKDEILQLLKFSLVSKNPLTKAFLRLVPPSNNSCNITRLDSGSVNVDHSQETVSSSAKTEEMISLKLIINSVNNTLLYAEAANDFVNLLCSFLTFPIGFLFQKNSYLPFNGCMDNVYKSINNIEVELFKSPLMKETLLESRLAPGLAQIKKVISIKDATEPKYHGLMGHYNAKRVNISSMSCNRETVIANGFFKGPSSFMIMDNLAVMPLSSISGLCLIKKMQIPFDKIVEKEVVIGENEAIRLFAASLVAENALTDAFLRDEIKQEQQGNE from the exons ATGGATGTCAATGAATCCCACAGTGTAAGTCTGAAACTCTTGGTAGACAGAATGCAAAGTGAAGTAGTTTTTGCAGAAGCAAATCACGATTTTGTAGATATTCTCTTCAGTTTTATGACAATTCCTGTCAGCACAGTCCTTAAACTCACTGGTGATCAAACATTCAGTTGTATGAATAACTTATGTGCTAGTGTCAAGAATGCGGATGAGAATTTACTACTACACAAGAGTTGCAGAGAGGTATTGCTTCATCCTCGAAGTGCAGCTGAAATTTACTGCAGAAACCTGAAAGTCAATTGGTATGAAACTGATGGTATTGAGTACTTTGAATGTGGATCTTGTGAACAAGTTAATTATTATTGGCAAAATGGTCTTTGTTCTTGTTGTGGACGCCAATTGTGTAACGAGTTAAAATTACCAAGTCCAAGCCCTAACCTACCAGGGGGTTTCACAAAATCAACTACTCGTTTTATGATAACCAGTGACCTAAATGTAAGGCCCATATCTACTATGAAAGGTTTGATGCTGCTCAATTCTCTTGGAGGAGGTGAGAATAATATGCTTGAAGAAAGAACTATAGATGTAGGAAAAGATGAG ATTCTACAGTTGCTCAAGTTTTCACTGGTGTCAAAGAATCCACTTACTAAGGCCTTCTTGCGTCTGGTCCCTCCCAGTAATAATAGTTGCAATATTACCAGATTGGATAGTGGTTCAGTAAATGTAGATCATAGCCAAGAGACGGTCAGTAGCTCAGCAAAGACGGAGGAAATGATTTCTTTAAAGCTTATTATCAACTCAGTCAATAATACATTGTTATATGCAGAAGCTGCTAATGACTTTGTCAATTTACTATGTAGCTTCCTGACATTCCCAATtggttttctttttcaaaagaaTTCATATCTGCCCTTCAACGGATGCATGGACAATGTGTATAAGAGCATTAACAATATTGAAGTTGAGCTCTTTAAATCTCCATTGATGAAGGAAACTTTACTCGAGTCAAGATTGGCTCCTGGTCTTGCTCAGATTAAGAAAGTTATTAGTATTAAAGACGCTACAGAACCAAAGTATCACGGCCTTATGGGGCACTATAATGCTAAGCGAGTTAATATCAGCTCAATGTCTTGCAACAGGGAAACAGTAATTGCAAATGGATTTTTTAAAGGACCGTCAAGCTTTATGATAATGGACAATCTGGCAGTAATGCCTCTATCTTCAATCTCTGGCTTATGTCTAATCAAGAAGATGCAGATACCTTTTGATAAAattgtggagaaagaagtagtcaTCGGTGAGAATGAG GCCATACGTCTCTTTGCAGCTTCTTTGGTTGCGGAAAATGCTCTCACTGATGCTTTCTTGCGTGATGAAATAAAGCAGGAACAACAAG GGAATGAGTGA
- the LOC108204595 gene encoding uncharacterized protein LOC108204595 isoform X2: MDVNESHSVSLKLLVDRMQSEVVFAEANHDFVDILFSFMTIPVSTVLKLTGDQTFSCMNNLCASVKNADENLLLHKSCREVLLHPRSAAEIYCRNLKVNWYETDGIEYFECGSCEQVNYYWQNGLCSCCGRQLCNELKLPSPSPNLPGGFTKSTTRFMITSDLNVRPISTMKGLMLLNSLGGGENNMLEERTIDVGKDEILQLLKFSLVSKNPLTKAFLRLVPPSNNSCNITRLDSGSVNVDHSQETVSSSAKTEEMISLKLIINSVNNTLLYAEAANDFVNLLCSFLTFPIGFLFQKNSYLPFNGCMDNVYKSINNIEVELFKSPLMKETLLESRLAPGLAQIKKVISIKDATEPKYHGLMGHYNAKRVNISSMSCNRETVIANGFFKGPSSFMIMDNLAVMPLSSISGLCLIKKMQIPFDKIVEKEVVIGENEAIRLFAASLVAENALTDAFLRDEIKQEQQDKYTSTLLYME, translated from the exons ATGGATGTCAATGAATCCCACAGTGTAAGTCTGAAACTCTTGGTAGACAGAATGCAAAGTGAAGTAGTTTTTGCAGAAGCAAATCACGATTTTGTAGATATTCTCTTCAGTTTTATGACAATTCCTGTCAGCACAGTCCTTAAACTCACTGGTGATCAAACATTCAGTTGTATGAATAACTTATGTGCTAGTGTCAAGAATGCGGATGAGAATTTACTACTACACAAGAGTTGCAGAGAGGTATTGCTTCATCCTCGAAGTGCAGCTGAAATTTACTGCAGAAACCTGAAAGTCAATTGGTATGAAACTGATGGTATTGAGTACTTTGAATGTGGATCTTGTGAACAAGTTAATTATTATTGGCAAAATGGTCTTTGTTCTTGTTGTGGACGCCAATTGTGTAACGAGTTAAAATTACCAAGTCCAAGCCCTAACCTACCAGGGGGTTTCACAAAATCAACTACTCGTTTTATGATAACCAGTGACCTAAATGTAAGGCCCATATCTACTATGAAAGGTTTGATGCTGCTCAATTCTCTTGGAGGAGGTGAGAATAATATGCTTGAAGAAAGAACTATAGATGTAGGAAAAGATGAG ATTCTACAGTTGCTCAAGTTTTCACTGGTGTCAAAGAATCCACTTACTAAGGCCTTCTTGCGTCTGGTCCCTCCCAGTAATAATAGTTGCAATATTACCAGATTGGATAGTGGTTCAGTAAATGTAGATCATAGCCAAGAGACGGTCAGTAGCTCAGCAAAGACGGAGGAAATGATTTCTTTAAAGCTTATTATCAACTCAGTCAATAATACATTGTTATATGCAGAAGCTGCTAATGACTTTGTCAATTTACTATGTAGCTTCCTGACATTCCCAATtggttttctttttcaaaagaaTTCATATCTGCCCTTCAACGGATGCATGGACAATGTGTATAAGAGCATTAACAATATTGAAGTTGAGCTCTTTAAATCTCCATTGATGAAGGAAACTTTACTCGAGTCAAGATTGGCTCCTGGTCTTGCTCAGATTAAGAAAGTTATTAGTATTAAAGACGCTACAGAACCAAAGTATCACGGCCTTATGGGGCACTATAATGCTAAGCGAGTTAATATCAGCTCAATGTCTTGCAACAGGGAAACAGTAATTGCAAATGGATTTTTTAAAGGACCGTCAAGCTTTATGATAATGGACAATCTGGCAGTAATGCCTCTATCTTCAATCTCTGGCTTATGTCTAATCAAGAAGATGCAGATACCTTTTGATAAAattgtggagaaagaagtagtcaTCGGTGAGAATGAG GCCATACGTCTCTTTGCAGCTTCTTTGGTTGCGGAAAATGCTCTCACTGATGCTTTCTTGCGTGATGAAATAAAGCAGGAACAACAAGATAAATATACTAGTACACTACTATATAT GGAATGA
- the LOC108204595 gene encoding uncharacterized protein LOC108204595 isoform X5: MITSDLNVRPISTMKGLMLLNSLGGGENNMLEERTIDVGKDEILQLLKFSLVSKNPLTKAFLRLVPPSNNSCNITRLDSGSVNVDHSQETVSSSAKTEEMISLKLIINSVNNTLLYAEAANDFVNLLCSFLTFPIGFLFQKNSYLPFNGCMDNVYKSINNIEVELFKSPLMKETLLESRLAPGLAQIKKVISIKDATEPKYHGLMGHYNAKRVNISSMSCNRETVIANGFFKGPSSFMIMDNLAVMPLSSISGLCLIKKMQIPFDKIVEKEVVIGENEAIRLFAASLVAENALTDAFLRDEIKQEQQDKYTSTLLYME; encoded by the exons ATGATAACCAGTGACCTAAATGTAAGGCCCATATCTACTATGAAAGGTTTGATGCTGCTCAATTCTCTTGGAGGAGGTGAGAATAATATGCTTGAAGAAAGAACTATAGATGTAGGAAAAGATGAG ATTCTACAGTTGCTCAAGTTTTCACTGGTGTCAAAGAATCCACTTACTAAGGCCTTCTTGCGTCTGGTCCCTCCCAGTAATAATAGTTGCAATATTACCAGATTGGATAGTGGTTCAGTAAATGTAGATCATAGCCAAGAGACGGTCAGTAGCTCAGCAAAGACGGAGGAAATGATTTCTTTAAAGCTTATTATCAACTCAGTCAATAATACATTGTTATATGCAGAAGCTGCTAATGACTTTGTCAATTTACTATGTAGCTTCCTGACATTCCCAATtggttttctttttcaaaagaaTTCATATCTGCCCTTCAACGGATGCATGGACAATGTGTATAAGAGCATTAACAATATTGAAGTTGAGCTCTTTAAATCTCCATTGATGAAGGAAACTTTACTCGAGTCAAGATTGGCTCCTGGTCTTGCTCAGATTAAGAAAGTTATTAGTATTAAAGACGCTACAGAACCAAAGTATCACGGCCTTATGGGGCACTATAATGCTAAGCGAGTTAATATCAGCTCAATGTCTTGCAACAGGGAAACAGTAATTGCAAATGGATTTTTTAAAGGACCGTCAAGCTTTATGATAATGGACAATCTGGCAGTAATGCCTCTATCTTCAATCTCTGGCTTATGTCTAATCAAGAAGATGCAGATACCTTTTGATAAAattgtggagaaagaagtagtcaTCGGTGAGAATGAG GCCATACGTCTCTTTGCAGCTTCTTTGGTTGCGGAAAATGCTCTCACTGATGCTTTCTTGCGTGATGAAATAAAGCAGGAACAACAAGATAAATATACTAGTACACTACTATATAT GGAATGA
- the LOC108204595 gene encoding uncharacterized protein LOC108204595 isoform X4: MDVNESHSVSLKLLVDRMQSEVVFAEANHDFVDILFSFMTIPVSTVLKLTGDQTFSCMNNLCASVKNADENLLLHKSCREVLLHPRSAAEIYCRNLKVNWYETDGIEYFECGSCEQVNYYWQNGLCSCCGRQLCNELKLPSPSPNLPGGFTKSTTRFMITSDLNVRPISTMKGLMLLNSLGGGENNMLEERTIDVGKDEILQLLKFSLVSKNPLTKAFLRLVPPSNNSCNITRLDSGSVNVDHSQETVSSSAKTEEMISLKLIINSVNNTLLYAEAANDFVNLLCSFLTFPIGFLFQKNSYLPFNGCMDNVYKSINNIEVELFKSPLMKETLLESRLAPGLAQIKKVISIKDATEPKYHGLMGHYNAKRVNISSMSCNRETVIANGFFKGPSSFMIMDNLAVMPLSSISGLCLIKKMQIPFDKIVEKEVVIGENEA, from the exons ATGGATGTCAATGAATCCCACAGTGTAAGTCTGAAACTCTTGGTAGACAGAATGCAAAGTGAAGTAGTTTTTGCAGAAGCAAATCACGATTTTGTAGATATTCTCTTCAGTTTTATGACAATTCCTGTCAGCACAGTCCTTAAACTCACTGGTGATCAAACATTCAGTTGTATGAATAACTTATGTGCTAGTGTCAAGAATGCGGATGAGAATTTACTACTACACAAGAGTTGCAGAGAGGTATTGCTTCATCCTCGAAGTGCAGCTGAAATTTACTGCAGAAACCTGAAAGTCAATTGGTATGAAACTGATGGTATTGAGTACTTTGAATGTGGATCTTGTGAACAAGTTAATTATTATTGGCAAAATGGTCTTTGTTCTTGTTGTGGACGCCAATTGTGTAACGAGTTAAAATTACCAAGTCCAAGCCCTAACCTACCAGGGGGTTTCACAAAATCAACTACTCGTTTTATGATAACCAGTGACCTAAATGTAAGGCCCATATCTACTATGAAAGGTTTGATGCTGCTCAATTCTCTTGGAGGAGGTGAGAATAATATGCTTGAAGAAAGAACTATAGATGTAGGAAAAGATGAG ATTCTACAGTTGCTCAAGTTTTCACTGGTGTCAAAGAATCCACTTACTAAGGCCTTCTTGCGTCTGGTCCCTCCCAGTAATAATAGTTGCAATATTACCAGATTGGATAGTGGTTCAGTAAATGTAGATCATAGCCAAGAGACGGTCAGTAGCTCAGCAAAGACGGAGGAAATGATTTCTTTAAAGCTTATTATCAACTCAGTCAATAATACATTGTTATATGCAGAAGCTGCTAATGACTTTGTCAATTTACTATGTAGCTTCCTGACATTCCCAATtggttttctttttcaaaagaaTTCATATCTGCCCTTCAACGGATGCATGGACAATGTGTATAAGAGCATTAACAATATTGAAGTTGAGCTCTTTAAATCTCCATTGATGAAGGAAACTTTACTCGAGTCAAGATTGGCTCCTGGTCTTGCTCAGATTAAGAAAGTTATTAGTATTAAAGACGCTACAGAACCAAAGTATCACGGCCTTATGGGGCACTATAATGCTAAGCGAGTTAATATCAGCTCAATGTCTTGCAACAGGGAAACAGTAATTGCAAATGGATTTTTTAAAGGACCGTCAAGCTTTATGATAATGGACAATCTGGCAGTAATGCCTCTATCTTCAATCTCTGGCTTATGTCTAATCAAGAAGATGCAGATACCTTTTGATAAAattgtggagaaagaagtagtcaTCGGTGAGAATGAG GCCTGA